From a single Rosa rugosa chromosome 7, drRosRugo1.1, whole genome shotgun sequence genomic region:
- the LOC133722029 gene encoding uncharacterized protein LOC133722029, whose translation MHHRSRLTTAVPPPSPIPTAKGSRSAASETFTHFLDNCLKIPELIALPPPHLSGTGPRHQIPADVDFRSLSADSISSLLVSAKQLGAFRIIGHGISTDELRSVVQEAESVFGNADHQSRSFVERVGDREEIAWVRDQKSKSDQRYENFCNNMDKVASKIEAIAEQVSEVFYKNEKAEFVRRSEEKDWVFRLYRYNDNTMEQNHRNSLNEIDCDRECDDHGFCIHLPLEHSQFYIQSERGPLSFDAGPETLVVTVGKQLEGFKCVSWEMIIVPDISRSQASLSLQLKVPFSSNFRKNSKTVSIADQVFIAVFLCLLYKVVVFMYAYITTT comes from the exons ATGCACCACAGAAGCCGATTAACCACAGCGGTGCCACCCCCTTCTCCTATCCCAACCGCTAAAGGCTCCCGCTCCGCAGCCTCCGAAACCTTCACGCATTTCCTCGACAACTGCCTCAAGATCCCCGAGCTCATCGCATTGCCGCCTCCCCACCTCTCCGGCACCGGCCCACGTCACCAGATCCCCGCTGACGTCGACTTCCGATCCCTCTCAGCCGACTCCATCTCCAGCCTCCTCGTCTCGGCCAAGCAACTCGGAGCGTTTCGGATCATCGGTCATGGAATATCAACCGATGAGTTAAGGTCCGTGGTTCAAGAAGCCGAATCCGTTTTTGGAAATGCCGATCATCAATCTAGAAGTTTCGTTGAGCGCGTTGGTGATCGTGAGGAGATTGCTTGGGTTCGAGATCAAAAGAGCAAATCAGACCAACGATAtgagaatttttg TAACAATATGGATAAGGTTGCGAGTAAAATTGAAGCGATTGCAGAACAAGTGAGTGAAGTTTTTTATAAAAATGAGAAAGCGGAATTTGTGAGAAGAAGTGAAGAGAAAGATTGGGTTTTTAGGCTATACAGATACAATGATAATACAATGGAGCAAAACCACAGGAATTCACTGAATGAGATCGACTGTGATCGTGAGTGTGATGATCATGGTTTTTGCATCCACCTTCCGCTTGAACATTCTCAGTTCTACATTCAATCAGAGCGAGGTCCATTGTCTTTTGATGCGGGCCCTGAAACGCTTGTTGTTACAGTCGGAAAGCAGCTAGAG GGATTTAAATGTGTTTCATGGGAAATGATCATTGTGCCTGACATAAGCAGAAGCCAAGCCTCTTTGTCCTTGCAACTCAAAGTTCCATTTTCGTCTAATTTCAGAAAAAATTCCAAGACAGTTTCGATTGCTGATCAAGTTTTCATTGCAGTCTTCCTCTGCTTACTATACAAAGTTGTGGTGTTCATGTACGCTTACATTACAACTACATAG
- the LOC133721194 gene encoding transcription repressor OFP1 — MGKYKFRLTDMIPNAWFYKLKDMSKPRKNRSSNSHPKKKNQPPPLPFSSSATPTPTPTSPAKPKQVTHHHHCHQSRKSYYFTRELNNSTGENGPLCNTPINPKVSNTNLPHEPPRKSSRQKQRKSRIATSKSSSDSKPAMSTTSSVSAGCRASIESVWTKSDSPLEEQLWSSSSPDSSELEFHRHEPLEFRCDRVLATETFDGMISMSSSNEKDIIIDVDNSSERKEFDLFSELELPRIITKPESFTEMVSEVKKKKKETKEQPIKSRKSSHGSENNREHRTSSVRRVSSSTSPGVKLRINSPRIANRKINQAQVGRRSLSSNSSSKRRSLSESFAIVKSSFDPQRDFRESMIEMIMENNIKASKDLEDLLACYLSLNADEYHELIIKVFKQIWFDLTDIQSK, encoded by the coding sequence ATGGGTAAGTACAAGTTTAGATTAACTGATATGATACCCAATGCCTGGTTTTACAAGCTCAAAGACATGAGCAAACCCAGAAAGAACCGGAGCAGCAATTCTCAtcccaagaagaaaaaccaaccACCACCGctcccattttcttcttcagcaacaccaacaccaacaccaacaagCCCAGCAAAGCCAAAGCAGGTGACCCATCACCACCATTGTCATCAATCAAGAAAGTCGTACTACTTCACAAGGGAGCTGAATAACTCCACAGGTGAGAACGGACCACTCTGCAACACCCCCATAAACCCAAAAGTCTCTAACACCAATTTGCCTCATGAGCCACCAAGAAAATCCTCCAGACAAAAACAGAGGAAGAGTCGAATTGCAACTAGCAAATCCTCCTCTGATTCCAAGCCTGCCATGTCGACCACCTCCTCTGTTTCTGCCGGGTGTCGGGCCTCGATTGAATCCGTCTGGACCAAATCGGATTCTCCACTGGAGGAGCAGCTCTGGTCTTCTTCGTCTCCCGACAGCTCCGAGCTTGAGTTTCATCGCCATGAGCCTCTTGAATTCCGATGTGACCGTGTTCTTGCTACAGAAACATTTGATGGTATGATTTCTATGTCGAGTTCTAATGAAAAAGACATCATCATCGACGTGGATAACTCATCTGAGAGGAAGGAATTTGATTTGTTCTCCGAGCTTGAGCTTCCTCGGATTATAACCAAGCCCGAAAGCTTCACTGAAATGGTGAGCGaggtcaagaagaagaagaaagagaccaAGGAGCAGCCAATCAAGTCCAGAAAAAGCTCACATGGATCAGAGAACAATAGAGAGCATCGTACAAGTTCTGTTAGAAGAGTATCTTCGAGCACTTCACCGGGAGTTAAGCTTCGGATTAACTCTCCGAGAATTGCAAACCGGAAAATTAACCAGGCCCAAGTGGGACGCCGGAGTCTGTCGTCTAATTCGAGCTCAAAGCGGAGGAGTCTCTCGGAGAGTTTTGCAATTGTGAAGTCGTCATTTGATCCTCAAAGGGATTTCAGGGAATCAATGATAGAGATGATCATGGAGAACAACATCAAGGCATCAAAGGACTTGGAAGATCTTCTTGCATGTTATCTTTCTCTGAATGCAGATGAATACCATGAGCTCATCATCAAGGTCTTCAAGCAAATCTGGTTTGATCTCACTGACATCCAGTCAAAGTAA